Proteins from a genomic interval of Lolium perenne isolate Kyuss_39 chromosome 1, Kyuss_2.0, whole genome shotgun sequence:
- the LOC127327485 gene encoding CDP-diacylglycerol--serine O-phosphatidyltransferase 2: protein MEAARQRTRNADERRSPQADDGGGAAEEYDPWTAWLYKPRTISVLLVGACLLIWASGALDPEGAASHSSVTSIKRGVLAMIAVFLAYCTLQAPSTILIRPHPAVWRLVHGLAVVYLVALTFLLFQNRDDARQFMKHLSPDLGVELPERSYGVDCRLYVPENPKNKFINIYETLFDEFVVAHVLGWWGKAVMIRNQSLLWVLSIGFELMELTFRHMLPNFNECWWDSIILDILICNWFGIWAGMHTVRYFDGKTYEWVGLSRQPSIMGKVKRSLSQFTPAQWDKDQWQPFMGPLRFIQVLFLCVVFMMVELNTFFLKFCLWIPPRNPLVVYRLILWWLIAIPTIREYNSYLQDRKPVKKVGAFCWLSVAICIVELLICMKFGHGLFHDPMPTWLVIFWSSAGAAFLIFLLAWSWRNHQKFRRKNV, encoded by the exons ATGGAGGCGGCGAGGCAGAGGACGAGGAACGCCGACGAGAGGCGGAGTCCCCAGGCGGACGATGGCGGCGGGGCGGCCGAGGAGTACGACCCGTGGACGGCATGGCTCTACAAGCCGCGCACCATCTCGGTTCTCCTCGTCGGTGCCTGCCTTCTCAT CTGGGCAAGTGGAGCTCTGGATCCAGAGGGTGCTGCCTCTCACAGCAGCGTCACATCTATCAAGAG GGGTGTTCTGGCTATGATTGCTGTCTTCCTCGCCTACTGCACCCTCCAGGCACCATCTAC GATACTTATTCGGCCACATCCTGCTGTCTGGCGTCTGGTGCATGGGCTGGCGGTTGTTTACCTTGTGGCTCTTACATTTCTTCTTTTCCAG AATCGTGATGATGCTCGCCAGTTCATGAAGCACCTTTCTCCTGATCTTGGAGTCG AATTGCCGGAGAGATCCTATGGAGTCGATTGCCGTCTGTATGTTCCAGAAAACCCTAAAAACAAGTTCATAAAtatttat GAGACATTGTTTGATGAATTTGTTGTTGCCCACGTCTTGGGCTGGTGGGGTAAGGCTGTGATGATACGGAATCAATCTCTCCTATGGGTTTTGTCGATCGGCTTTGAGCTAATGGAG CTTACGTTCCGGCATATGTTGCCAAACTTTAATGAGTGTTGGTGGGATAGTATTATCTTGGACATCCTGATCTGCAACTGGTTTG GTATTTGGGCGGGAATGCACACAGTCCGTTACTTCGATGGTAAAACGTATGAATGGGTTGGACTGAGCCGGCAGCCTAGCATCATGGGTAAG GTGAAAAGATCATTGAGCCAGTTCACTCCTGCACAGTGGGACAAGGATCAATGGCAGCCGTTTATGGGGCCGTTGCGGTTCATCCAAGTATTGTTCCTCTGCGTCGTTTTCATGATGGTGGAGCTCAACACATTTTTCCTTAAGTTCTGCCTCTGGATCCCTCCGAGGAATCCCTTGGTCGTGTACAGATTGATCCTCTGGTGGCTGATTGCGATTCCGACAATCCGCGAGTACAATTCCTACTTGCAAGACAG AAAACCTGTGAAGAAGGTTGGGGCCTTCTGCTGGCTCTCTGTGGCCATATGCATAGTGGAGCTTCTTATCTGCATGAAGTTTGGGCACG GGCTGTTTCATGATCCGATGCCTACTTGGCTGGTAATATTTTGGAGCTCGGCGGGGGCAGCGTTCCTGATATTCTTGCTTGCGTGGTCGTGGAGGAACCACCAAAAATTTCGGAGAAAGAATGTCTGA